A single Macadamia integrifolia cultivar HAES 741 unplaced genomic scaffold, SCU_Mint_v3 scaffold1597, whole genome shotgun sequence DNA region contains:
- the LOC122064275 gene encoding uncharacterized protein LOC122064275 produces the protein MSGFSTNPGRLWLPMKMNPTVGRHPRGLRVERALRTATSLSPKKCVPSEDTNRHFSILQEVRSYEAKSNTPMYIVTQICPVCLQGKKKCRKKLNVFHAGTRNYLKPFVKVQQLHLTVILRLQYSSKSMEHISGKCLLFKWWSFRNIFANGLASIQMW, from the exons ATGTCTGGATTCTCTACCAACCCGGGGAGGCTTTGGTTGCCAATGAAAATGAATCCCACAGTGGGGAGGCACCCACGAGGGTTGAGAGTAGAGAGAGCATTACGGACAGCCACTTCCCTGTCTCCCAAAAAATGCGTGCCTTCAGAGGATACGAACCgccatttttctattttacaggAAGTCAGGAGCTATGAGGCCAAGTCAAACACGCCCATGTACATTGTAACTCAGATATGCCCCGTCTGCCTTCAGGGGAAAAAGAAGTGCAGGAAGAAGTTAAATGTTTTCCATGCGGGAACTCGGAATTATTTGAAGCCTTTCGTCAAG GTTCAACAACTACATCTAACGGTGATATTGAGACTCCAATATTCATCAAAGTCTATGGAACACATAAGCGGGAAATGTTTGTTATTTAAATGGTGGAGTTTCCGCAATATTTTTGCAAATGGGCTCGCATCAATACAAATGTGGTAA